The window tcctaatttgAAGCTTGCTGACCTAATTGGACCTTCGAATTTAGGAAGTGATTATGGTGATTATAGTGCAAGTCAAGCACCAAGCACTTACATAGTAGCGAGAAAGAGTGGTGTAGGACAATACATAGAGAGTGGTGTAGGACGACGGAGTGTCAGCCTTGGTCGCAGGCAGGATGGAACAGTGTGCGCGGAAGAGGGGATATGGAAAGTGGAGCAGGTTCGGCAAGAGAACAGCAGAGGGAGACGGTTTCAGTTTTAGATTGACTTGTCTACGCAGGGAATATTCATGTAGAGGTGTCCAGGAAGGAACGGGCAATTTGGATCTGAAATTCAGGGTGGAGGGTCGATCCGGAGCTTCAGGTGTGGGATTTAGGAGGTACTTGCACAGAAATAAAAGTTAAGCCTTCACAGTGAGTGACATCAGCTGAGAAAAGGCAGACCAGGGGAACTCTGTGACTGTGGACACGTCCAGACTGCTGCCTTCACTGTTGCCCCAGAGTCTCTGGTTTCCACGCACTTTGCGCTACACGTCTCTGTGTAGATTCCCCAGCCTTCCCCACCACCCATCCACACTGACTCACTCTCCCAGTGGGTTTGTCTCACGTTCCTTCTGTTTTATGGTGCTTTCCCAGACTACCCTGGTttgatttatttctcctttcaagCATTGtactgctaagtgaaataagccagtcagagaaagacaaataccatatgatctcatttatatgtggaatctaatgaacaaaaaataaactgatgaacaaaatagaaacagcctgactagtggtggcgcagtggattgagtgttggcctgagacactgagggcgctggttcgaaaccccgaggtcatgggctagaacacaggctcatcagcttgagcgtgggcttcccagcttgagcacggggcactggcttgagcatgggatcatcaacataatcccaaggttgctggcttgagcccaaagtcactggcttgaagcccaaggtctctggcttgagcaaggggtcactggcttggcttaagcCCCCTCCTCGCCCCCCCttcgtcaaggcacgtatgagaagcaatcaaaaaacagctaaagtgaagcaactacgagttgatgcttctcatttctctcctctccactcccttcctctctctctctctaaaaaaaaaaaaagaaaaaaaggaaagaaaaaaagaaagaaaaaaagaaagaaaaagaaattaaaaaagagaaaaaaaggaaggaagaaagaacaaaacagtggcatggatacatggaacaaactgacagctgtcagaggggtgggcGGAGATGGGATTGGATGGAAAAAGTGAAGGTATTAGCAAGAAACAcatgtacataacacatagacagaGACCACAGTggggtgatagccagagggaaggggggctaAGTGGAGGTaggtgaagagggagaaaatggggaCGAAAAGAGACTTTGGTTGGCGCAATGGGCACTtgacagtgtgcagatgatgctttgttgagttgtacacttgaaacctgtatggttttgttaaccaatgtcaccccaataaattcaataaagaaaacacaTCATCTACTGTACTTGCATCAGCTAATCTTCTAGTTGCTTGTTTGTGTCCTTTATTAGTTGAGATACATGTTCAGCTGCTAAAACAAAGGCCAAAATAACAATGGCTTAAACaagacaaacatttatttttctctcatataATAGTTGGAGTGTAAACAGAGCTGATATGGTGATTTCATAGTGCTGGGGACCTGGGTTTCTTCTCTTGTTGCTCTCTCATCATCTAAGATAGCTGCTACTGCTCCCACCATCTCAGCTGTATTCCAGCCAGTAAGTagcagaaagagaagggaagtggAGGAAAGGTCCCTACCGTTTAAGGCTATGTCCTGAAAGTTACACACACATCACTTCTGGTTATACCTCCTTTTAGCCAGTACTTACTTGGCCACTCCTACCTGCAAATGAGTTTGGGAAATAAAGTCTTTAACTGGAAGGTTGTACGCTTAACTAAAACTCTGGGGTTCTATTACTAAAGAAGAAAGGGGGAACGGATATTGGACGATAGCTAGACATCTCTGCCACATGTCTCCccattataaacattttctatatAGAAATCATACACATGGATGTTTAACTAACTGAATGagtgatttttatgtttacaaTGCACCCTTATTGTTTTTCCTATAGTATATTTAGCTGTATAGGTGCTTGTTGTACCCACAGTTTTATAACCTTCTTGGAGACAAGTACTTTATCTTATGTATGCTTGTGTCTCTCTGattgcataaatattttaaaaaataatattggtcCTATATTCCCCCACAATAATCAATACTTGCTAATTAAAGTTAAGTTGATTTACAGAAGAATGGCTGGAAGAACACCACGGCCATTGCCTCTGGCTGACAGAAATTCTTAGGGTCCCTACTATTATGGCTCAGATGGTTCCTGCCAGAAGCCAGATCTTTACCCACACATTagagagctttttatttttccagaggaTTCTGACCACCAAGGAGCCAGGTGGGAGCTGGATTATCTTTAATACAGATTCTATGACTTCCTTCTATGCAAGGAAGCCAGACAACACAACAACCACTCACTCGTTCAATCagtcaacaaatggtgttgaatcCCTGCTCCATGACAGGCTCAGGCTATGTTGGAAACACACTGTGTTCTGAGACAGATATGAGGCTGATTGTTAAGAAAAGACAACAAACATGCAGACTAAACGCATTATGATGGAGATATCCAAGATGATCCAGGAGCAGGTACTAGGTTGACCTGACCATGGAGAATATCCAAGGGAGGCACGAGGGGCCCAGAGACAGGAGCCATCAAAGGAAAATTTCACCTTTAGCTCATTCAGTTCCTAACTTTGGATTCTAATGACCTGGGCCCTAGGGTTTCAGGCAATTAAGCTGGGCTGGTGACAGGAGGAGCCAGGAGTCACTGAGGCATGGATGGGAAGAAATTGGGTTTGACTGAGACCAGCTTATAAGGATGACCCCGTAGGGACTCTGTTAGAAAGCACTCCAAGGCTTGCTACCAGGCTGCTGGGCATATCTGCTTTTCTTAGAGTGGAATCTGGACTGTGTCACTGAGACCACATCTTGCTCTGGGGCTGAGGGTGGGGTGACTTGCTGGAGTCTAAACAGAGTCAGGGAGGAAGCCGAGAGACTTCCCACGAAGCTCTCTCCGCAGTGGGGGGAGGTGAACTGCAGAGGACAAACAGCTCAGTGCTGAATTCTCCCCACTCTCAAGAGTGGGCCAGCTGAAAGCATGCATGAGCCAGGGATGCTAGATGTTCAAAGTGCAGAGGAAAATGCAGACAAAAACAGGTGAGGGGGAGGCAAAAGCCAGTCTCTAAGTGTTCCATTTGCCCCCTGGGTCTGTTTAAGCCATTGTTATTTTGGCCTTTGTTTTAGCAGCTGAACAATGTATCTCAACTAATAAAGGACACAAACAAGCAATTAGAAGATTAGCTGATGCAAGTACAGTagatatgtgttttatttattgaatttattggggtgacattcaCAAAACcaaacaggtttcaagtgtacaactcaacagaGCATCACCTATCACTGccaccctccaccttctctctggcACCACGCTTTCTGTTCATACCCTCttggtgctttctttttttttttttttttgtatttttctgaagctggaaacggggagagacagtcagacagactcccgcatgcgcccgactgggatccacccggcacgcccaccagggggcgatgctctgcccaccagggggcgatgctctgcccctccggggcatcgctttgccgcaaccagagccactctagcgcctggggcagaggccaaggagccatccccagcgccccgggccatctttgctccaatggagccttggctgcgggagggtaagagagagacagagaggaaggagggggtggggggtggagaagcaaatgggcacttctcctatgtgccctggccaggaatcgaacccgggtcccctgcacgccaggccgacgctctaccgctgagccaaccggccagggcccctcttggTGCTTTCAAAAGGGTCCCACCCCTCTTCCACCTTCTCCCCTCGGGACATAAAGAAAATTGGTTACTCAAGACCCACCTGATTTGTGTGAGGACTTGAACTTCCTGGTGAGCGTTCAGTGGAAGTAACCAaggccagaggggcagagaatctGGGGTCTAGCTCCAGCTCTGTTACTAACTCAGTGTGGCCATCAGCTTTCTGGCCCTTGGACTCTTCCTGTGCAAAAGGGAAAGTACTATACTCTGCCTCAGATGGAGGTGGTGAGCACGCAGTGAAATCAGACAGAAGTGAAAGGAGTATGCCGGGGCAAGGGATGTGCTAGCTAACTAGACCTCTGTCTGAGGAAGGAGCCCTGCCCTGCACGTCAGTTCACAGAGGCCGAGAAACTCCAGCCAGACAACACCGCTGTACCTGTAGGGAAGGGACCGCCAGCAGCATTCATTGTTACAGTCTCCACCTGAAAACTACCTGCATTTTCAGTAAACACCTATGCTGAGTTACGCACATTCAGTGGGTACCATGTAGCAATGAAAATTAGCAGACGAAAGCTCTACACAGCCACAGGGGTAAATCTCACAAGGTGAATAAAACAAGCAAGTGGCAAAAGAATACATGTCGTCAGATTCTATTTGTGCGACATTCACAATCAGGCAAATTAAACCATATCATTGAGGGGTATCCATAGGGATATAGCCATAAAGAAAGGCTATAAAATTACTATTTCAGAAGCCAGAATAGCTGGTATCTTTTatggggaaaagaaggaaaaggaggtttGCATTTTGGGAAGGACATGGGGAGGGGACTGCTGGGGACCTGGTGCCCCATTTCTTGCCTGGAGAGAAGGttacagcattattcactttACCATTATTCTTTAAACGgcatatgtgttttatatagtCTTGTGGATATATAATCAATTCTACAATTTTTGGAAAATAAGGGTGTCTAAAATCAACAGGTAGCCACGCAAAATTAGATTAATAGCTTAGAGATTCATCGTCTCAGTTTTATAAccaggaaactgaagcccagagagattACGAGGCCTGCTCAAAGTCACACTGTGTGTCACTACTGGAACCTGGACCACCTTCCATCTCTCTGAAGAGGCCTCTTTAAGGGAAGGTAATGGGGCGGGCCTCCCACAGCTTTTCTGCTTGGCAGTTCCcttgttttgtaaaaaaaaaagaaagaaaaagaaaaaggcaagttAGTGGACTgatataataaaaagctgttgtaAACTTAGGATTGTAAACACTTttgaaatggaattttaaaagatttaagtgTGCCTCCCCTTCCCAAGTTACATCATCATGatgataaaattacaaaaaataaataccagaaaTCTCCGGCAACTCTGAAATCTAGAGTTCCACTCGTGCTCCATCTGATTTGCAGATGGTATCAGGATAACGCTGGCTTGAAGGGGCTgagagggggaaaaggaaggacAGGGAGCCAGGAAGTCTGCAATTTTATTGACTTACCCACCTGGCCTAGGTGAGACCCTTAGCCCTGGGACAGTCAGAAAAGGAACCTCTGCTATCTCTTTGagagcttttttgttttgtttagaggtCAATTACTTCCCATTTGGGGGACTTGTGAACATTAAGAGGTGACTGGAGTGATGGGACGGGACGGAATGATGCAGATAAGAGGCTGATGGCTTACAGAGCCTGGTGAAAGCCATGCCTCGGATAAACTGTGGTCGAtgagacacacacagaaagggGCAGCTTTCAGTGCAAAGGGGAGATTACAGGACAGAAGATGGGCAGCTGGGAGTGGGCTTGATgatggtggggggggagggaatgcaTTTCAAAATGACCCTGACAGGCAGGGGGAGGGATGGGAGAAGagcattttccttctcttttcttcccttttgtcCTGTGAATCTCAAACTTTCAtgctctgctcacaaaaatccaCACTGAGCACACATGGATAAGGTTTTGTTataggtttatttgttttgttttgtgtagaCCATCAAACACAGACGCTAGAGTCATCTGTAGAAACAGACAGTaccatagatcaatggaacatttAAAGTGATCTTGGGTGTATATGAAAACAACACCGCTTCAAGCACTGCCCCCCTTGGCcaactaaataaaatttacatattccCAAGAGCTACCCTTAAATTGCATTCAAACGACTGTAAACTATGACTCTGGCTTCAGCATGTGcccatttatttttctccatcccTAAGTCCTAGACCTTTCCAGGAACTCCGCCAGGAAATAGTACCATTCCCACCCTAATCACTAGGCTTAACCCACCTCCTCTAAGTACCCCAGCTCACACGAGATTTTAGAAAGCTTATTGTCTGTCCTGTTTGACAGGCAGCATATCCCACCTTGTATTTTTAGATACCTTTCTTATATCAACCTCTGGTATCCAATTAGATACTAAATTCCTTAAGGGTGGCAGCCAATCTTATTTTCTCTTGTGTCCTTAGAGCAGAAATGATCAGCGAGGATGGAGTTGCTGATGACGGGACTAAGCCTCTTTCTCCTTCACTCACAGCTTTGAGCACAGCcatcatccccaccccacccccacccaccaacaCTTCTCCACGTGGTACAATAGCGGCACAGGGAGTGTGGGATGTGGGGGACCTGCTCGGAACATCACACGTCTGGTAACTGCTTCTGCGTTCCTTTCTATGTTAGATGGGGTTGAGGGGTACAGGGAagattacatttattaatttcctACTCTGTGCCAAGTACTTTGCTAGATCCAAACTGTGATGCCAGAATTTTTACAACGGAAAATTTAGAATCttggaaaaatgtaaaacaagCCACTTACATGGACGGAgagaaagcaaagagagaaaatgtaaagaaatggtactgagaaaaaatatatataaacaattccTCTTGTTTTTAGCTTAAACATAAAAACTTTAAGAGATGTAAGTTATGTAAAATAGTTACGTATAGTTTACAAAGGACCGAACAGTCTCTCTTTCCCATGTCAGTAAAAACAACCAGGGCCcattaagaaatgagaaaatgctgGGCTATTGCATTTAATTAAACATTAGAATTTATTAAGTAATACAGTTTAACTTTTCACAAGTTAGTGGTCcagcagatgaaaaaaaaaaagaggtttcatTGACAGTGttatcaaaaaagaataaaatcctgaTTTTCCTACTAGTACCTGCCAAAAACAAATATTCCCACTTTATTATAAATTGAGCTTGTTTTTAGTCTTCAGTTTGTATGACTTCAGACATATTTGGGTCTGGGGAGTCATAATGTCCCCTAGAGTTCAGGCTCCCTACCACTTACATTAGGACTTAAGGCCAAGTGGAGGCCTTCTCTCCTGGCCGGAACTTAGAAACCTTTTATGCTTCCAAAGAAAACCTCCAGAGGAAGAGAGGGTGGGACAGGGAAAGCCAGGTAACCCAGCTCCAGGGCTGAGTCCGTTTGGTGTCCCTAGGGAGTCTGTACATACTGAGGACTCAGAACTTCTggctttcatttttactttaatatgaAGTTGTTCAGAGGTAACCAAGAAGTGGGTAGATTCTAATGCTGTCTAACACATGCGAACACACAAATATATTTCTGTGTCTTTCCCCAAGATGCTGAACTGCACACAACAGATAAAATGCACTGACACAGGGAAGAACCAGAGATACTTTGGGGAGAGCGCCTGTGGCCCCAGAAAAGAACGATCCACTGGAATAATCCAGAGTCGCCAGGAGCTCCGCCTGGGAGGGCGGGGGGGCTTAAACCTCACAACAGTCCCTTTTCCTGAACCCCTGGATTCAACTTTTCCTGGCTGGCTCTTCATCCCACCTCCCTCACTAGACTTTTTCTCATACTTCCCCCCCACCCTCTGTTGCCCTTAATTGGAGGATCGTGGCCCCTCTCCCTCAAGAGTCACCTCAGAATGCCCAGAGCTGCAACACACAAATTAAAGAACCTCCCAGCCCCCTAAGTTTGAGACCTGATGTCACCTTCCTTAGGATTGCCCTGCCGCCCGAAACTGCCCCCACCCTCGGCTTCCCACCTCCCTCCAGCGCTGTTTCCTGGGCTGTGGGCGAGGGCCCGCGTCTGTCTCCGAGAGGGAGAACTTTCCCTGGGCCTTCAGCTGAAAGCTCGTAGGGCAATTCACAGTCCCAGGGACCCATGAAGGGACAAGCGTCTTCCCAGTCGCCTCTTCCCTCCAACGCAGCGCATCTTCTCTGCGGCGACCGGTGGCGGAGAGCTGGAACTGAGACCCCGGCCTCGGGGGGTGTGCCCGCGCAGGGCGCCTCACCAGGCCGGGACACCCTGCAGCGGGGCGGGCAAAGGGCCCGGCGGGCTGATGCTCGGGCTACCGCCGCCTAGGCCTGCGTCCGCCAGGGGCGCGGGCGCTGCGGGGCCGGGACGGGCGGGCGCCCCCGCGTAGCCTGCGCTGTAGCCGAAGTAGGGGGCGCCTGCGTAGCCGCTGTAACAGGAATAGGGCGCCGCGGCCGCGCCGTAGGGACCCCGGAAGGCCTGCGCGCTGGGGCCCAGGCAGGGCTTGCCGTCCCGCACCAGCACGGGCACCGCCACCCGGCGCGGTGCCAGGGGATGGCCCGCCAGTTCCAGGGACTTGTCCTGGCGCTGCCTCTTGCACTTGTAGCGCCGGTTTTGGAACCAGATCTTGACCTGAGTGGACGTGAGCTGCAGCGCGCTGGCCAGGTGCTCGCGCTCCGGCGCCGACAGGTACCGCTGCTGCTTGAAGCGCCGCTCCAGCGCGAGGACCTGCGCCTGCGAGAAGAGCACGCGAGGCCTCCGCCGCTGCCGTGCCCTCGGCGGCTCCGCGCCATCCCCGCGCCTcccgccgccaccgccaccgccgccCGCGCCGCGCTCGGGCCCCCAGGGCCCGCCTCCCGGGGGCGAGGCTGCGCCGAGGCCCAGCTCTGCAAGCACAGGAAGGAACACCGTCAGCTCCGAGCCTGAGGCTCACGGGAGTATTCTTTCACCGCTTCCAAGGGACATCCCTCTCCCTGGGTAGACTTGACTTCTTGcccccttttctcctttcacCTCACTCCCATCCTAGGCCGGTCTGAAGGTTTCTTTCTCCCAGCTCAGTCTCTGCGGTACCTGCTGGAACATAACTAAATTGTGACAGTCGTGGTCCCCAGTGTACAGCCATTTC is drawn from Saccopteryx leptura isolate mSacLep1 chromosome 1, mSacLep1_pri_phased_curated, whole genome shotgun sequence and contains these coding sequences:
- the NKX2-6 gene encoding homeobox protein Nkx-2.6 — translated: MLQNPVTSTPFSVNDILRPAHEQIGLETLQLQGTQRSPENSQHLQLVPATWGSEVHHTGSHGGGDQGQNGPEPPGDAGEPGAEMDAERAGEYTPELGLGAASPPGGGPWGPERGAGGGGGGGGRRGDGAEPPRARQRRRPRVLFSQAQVLALERRFKQQRYLSAPEREHLASALQLTSTQVKIWFQNRRYKCKRQRQDKSLELAGHPLAPRRVAVPVLVRDGKPCLGPSAQAFRGPYGAAAAPYSCYSGYAGAPYFGYSAGYAGAPARPGPAAPAPLADAGLGGGSPSISPPGPLPAPLQGVPAW